The following proteins are encoded in a genomic region of Rattus rattus isolate New Zealand chromosome 2, Rrattus_CSIRO_v1, whole genome shotgun sequence:
- the LOC116893652 gene encoding membrane-spanning 4-domains subfamily A member 6B-like produces the protein MIPQEVTSETITVISPKSINFPQTDESQSTYHWQDSLKKLLKAEIKAMAAIQIMCAVMVLGLGIILASVPSVPHFTSVFSVLLKSGYPFVGALFFIVSGILSIITETKSTKTLVDGSLTLNILSVSFAFMGIIIISVSLAGLHPASEQCKLSKEPRPTEYHYYHNSYDSDRNECFVAKSILMGVFSLMLITSMLELGLAVLSALLWWKQSRSDFPGNVIFLSHNSNDESNVESKALCNSAYEEQMVC, from the exons ATGATTCCACAAGAAGTGACCAGTGAGACCATCACAGTGATTTCACCAAAGAGTATCAACTTTCCCCAAACAGACGAATCCCAGTCTACCTACCATTGGCAGGACAGCCTGAAAAAACTTCTAAAGGCAGAGATCAAAGCAATGGCG GCAATCCAGATCATGTGTGCTGTGATGGTGTTGGGTCTGGGAATCATTCTGGCATCAGTTCCCTCTGTGCCACATTTTACCTCAGTGTTTTCTGTCCTGTTAAAATCTGGATACCCATTTGTAGGAGCTTTGTTT TTTATTGTTTCTGGAATTCTGTCCATCATCACAGAGACAAAGTCAACAAAAACTTTG GTAGATGGCAGCCTGACTCTGAACATCCTGAGTGTTTCATTTGCTTTCATGGGCATCATTATCATCTCTGTCAGCCTGGCTGGTTTGCATCCTGCCTCAGAGCagtgcaagctgagcaaggaGCCTAGACCAACTGAATATCATTACTACCACAATTCCTATGACTCAGACAGGAATGAGTGCTTTGTTGCCAAGTCTATCCTGATG GGGGTCTTTTCACTGATGCTGATCACGAGTATGTTGGAGCTTGGCCTGGCGGTCCTCAGTGCTCTGCTTTGGTGGAAACAGAGTCGCTCTGACTTCCCTGGG aatGTGATTTTCCTGTCTCATAACTCAAATGATGAATCCAATGTGGAATCAAAGGCACTCTGTAACTCTGCATATGAGGAACAAATGGtttgttaa
- the LOC116893653 gene encoding LOW QUALITY PROTEIN: mortality factor 4-like protein 1 (The sequence of the model RefSeq protein was modified relative to this genomic sequence to represent the inferred CDS: inserted 1 base in 1 codon) encodes MQKAASGKKTSGLQQKNVEVKTKKNKQKTPENRDGGSTSETPQPPRKKRAGVDPTVENEETSMNRDEVKVKIPMELKPWLVDNWDLITRQKQLFYLPXKSVDSILEDYANYKKSPGNIDNKEYAVNEVVAGIKEYFNVMLGTQLLYKFERPQHAEILADHPDEPMSQVCGAPHLLRLLVRIGAMLAYTPLDEKSLALLLNYLHDFLKYLAKNSATLFSASDYEVAPPEYQRKAV; translated from the exons ATGCAGAAGGCTGCTTCAGGGAAGAAGACATCTGGTCTGCAACAGAAAAATGTTGAAGtgaaaacaaagaagaacaaacagaaaacacctgAAAACAGAGATGGTGGGAGTACCAGTGAGACACCTCAGCCTCCTAGGAAGAAGAGAGCCGGGGTAGATCCAACtgttgaaaatgaagaaacatcgATGAACAGAGATGAAGTTAAAGTGAAGATTCCTATGGAGCTGAAACCATGGCTTGTGGATAACTGGGACCTGATCACCAGACAAAAGCAGCTTTTTTATCTGC AGAAGAGTGTGGATTCCATTTTGGAGGATTATGCAAACTATAAGAAGTCTCCAGGAAATATAGATAATAAGGAGTATGCTGTTAATGAGGTTGTAGCAGGGATAAAGGAGTACTTCAATGTAATGTTGGGCACTCAGCTACTCTACAAATTTGAGAGACCACAGCATGCTGAAATTCTGGCCGATCACCCAGATGAACCCATGTCCCAGGTGTGTGGAGCACCACATTTACTGAGATTATTGGTGCGAATTGGAGCGATGTTGGCATATACACCTCTAGATGAGAAAAGCCTTGCTTTATTACTGAACTATCTACATGATTTCCTCAAGTACCTGGCGAAGAATTCTGCAACTCTCTTCAGTGCCAGTGATTATGAAGTGGCCCCTCCTGAGTACCAGCGGAAAGCCGTGTGA
- the LOC116893654 gene encoding olfactory receptor 10V1-like yields the protein MEKGNQTSMVLFHFRPFSKLPEVQMLIFVLFLTMYLISIGGNMSIVLTIWINRCLHTPMYFFLANLASLEIFYSSTIAPLTLASILSTERTVVSLAGCGAQMFFFIFLGSTDCILLAVMAYDRFVAICHPLRYTLIMSWHLCVQLALGSLLLGFILAMQLTVLIFQLPFCSSKEISLFYCDVLPVMRLACADTHVHEATQFVVSVIVLTIPFLLITLSYVFIVNAILKIRSAEGRHKAFSTCSSHLMVVLLQYGCGSLIYLCPSSSYSPERGQVVSVVYTFITPVLNPLIYSMRNRELKDALRKVVIRFLLLEKQGAL from the coding sequence ATGGAGAAAGGAAATCAGACTAGCATGGTCCTCTTCCACTTCCGCCCCTTTTCCAAACTCCCCGAGGTGCAGATGCTGATCTTTGTGCTTTTCCTCACGATGTACCTGATCAGCATTGGAGGAAACATGTCCATTGTCCTCACCATCTGGATCAATCGGTGTCTCCACACCCCTATGTACTTCTTCCTGGCCAACCTGGCTAGCCTGGAGATCTTCTATTCCTCTACCATAGCCCCTCTGACTCTGGCCAGCATCCTGTCCACAGAGAGGACTGTGGTCTCCCTGGCAGGCTGTGGTGCCCAGAtgttcttcttcatcttcctgggCAGCACTGATTGTATTCTGCTGGCTGTCATGGCCTATGACCGGTTTGTGGCCATCTGTCACCCTCTGCGCTACACCCTCATCATGAGCTGGCACCTGTGTGTCCAGCTGGCCCTAGGGTCCCTGTTGTTGGGTTTCATCTTGGCCATGCAGTTGACTGTGCTCATCTTCCAACTGCCTTTCTGTAGCAGTAAGGAAATCAGCTTGTTCTACTGTGATGTCCTCCCTGTCATGAGACTGGCATGTGCAGACACCCATGTCCACGAGGCTACTCAGTTTGTGGTCAGTGTCATCGTCCTCACCATCCCTTTTCTCCTCATCACTCTCTCCTATGTCTTCATTGTGAATGCCATCCTGAAGATCCGCTCAGCTGAGGGGAGGCACAAAGCCTTCTCTACTTGTTCTTCCCACCTGATGGTTGTCCTCCTGCAGTATGGATGTGGAAGCCTCATCTACTTGTGTCCCAGCTCCAGTTACTCTCCTGAGCGGGGCCAGGTAGTATCTGTGGTTTACACATTCATCACCCCTGTGCTGAATCCTTTGATCTACAGCATGAGGAACAGAGAACTCAAGGATGCTTTGAGGAAGGTGGTGATAAGGTTCCTCCTGCTTGAAAAACAAGGAGCACTGTGA